TTGTCCGCACTGCCACTGACTAAAGTTTGTCCATCTGAGCTAATCGCAACCGAATTTACATAGTTAGGATGCCTAGTGAGGGTGTGAATTTCTTTCCCAGTGTTTAAATCCCAAATCTTAACTGTTTTGTCGGCGCTAGCACTGGCTAAAATCTGCCCATCCGGGCTAATCGCAACAGAATTAACAGGTTGAGAATGACCCTGAAGCGTGCGGATTGCTTTGCCAGTAGAAATATCCCAAATTTTAATTGTTTTATCGGCACTAGCACTGGCTAAAGTCTGCCCATCTGGACTAATTGCAACGGAATTAACAGGTTGGGAATGACCTTGAAGTGTGCGGATTGCTTTACCCGTAGAAATATTCCAGATTTTAATTGTTTTATCGGCGCTGCCACTGGCTAGAGTCTGCCAATCAAAGCTAATCGCAACAGAATTAATAGGGCTAGAATGTCCCTTCAATCTACGGATTTCTTGACCAGTAGAAATATTCAAAATTTTGATTGTTTTATCGGCGCTGCCACTTATTAATGTATTTCCATCTGGGCTAATCGCTAGAGAATTCACGTAGCTGCCATGCCCTTTTATGACGCGAATCTCTTTGGATGTAGACTTGTTCCAAATTCTGATTGTTTTATCGGCACTGCTACTGGCTAAAATTTGTCCATCCGGGCTAATCGCCAGAGAATTTACCTGGCTTTCATGCCCATGAAGCGTTTTAACTCCCGAAAGATTTTCATAAGCGATAACTTTGGGTGCGTCTTGGTAAGAGAGTTGCCAAATTCCATATCCTCCTAATCCGACCAAGCAAGCAACGGCTCCCCCCACCAACCATTTATTTTTATTTTTCTTACTAACAATGATCGTTGGGGCTAATGAAGGCTTCCAAGGTGGAAGTATCCCAACAATTGCCCCGATACCAATCAGACTAAAATTAGGAGAAGGTTTATGTCTAGATAAAGACTGTGAAATTTTAGCGAGTTCATCTAAAATTTCTTGAGTATTTTTGTGCCGCGCTCCTGCGGTAGGAGCCATCAGTTTATCAATAAAATCTGCCAGTAAGGGTGAAATACCCGGTGCATGATTGCGCCAATTAAATTTATCCGTTAAAGGTTCATAAATTGCGCGATCTGTTGCTAGTTTGCCAGTCAGCAGATAAACAAAAGTTCTGCCCAAGGCATAGAAATCTGACTGGGGTACAGCATGACCTTTTTCTTGCTCTGGAGGTGTATAGCCAGCAGAACTAATCCTCGTGACACTGCCTGCGCCGCCGACTTCCGCAAGGTAAGTATAGGTCATCTCTCTGGCGGTGCCAAAGTCAATTAATACCAGATGCCCTGTGGAGCGCATCATGATATTTGCGGGTTTAATATCACGATGGAAATAGTTTTTTTGGTGGACAAGATGTAAAATCTCAGCGAGCTGTTTTAACCAGTCAAGAGCTAGCCGCTGATCGAGAGGGCGATCGCCCTGTTGTTGCATCCACTCTTTTAAGTTGGGACCATCAATTTTCTCCATGATGATGCCATACACTGGCTCTCGGCTGTTTCTGGGATAAAACTGAAAGTATCCATCAAGCTCAACTTTGGGGATGCCGGGATGATTCAGCTGGCTTAATACAATGGCTTCTTGCTGAAATAGCTCGACGACTCTGGCATTCGTGTTGTGATCTTTTTTGAGGATCTTCAGGATTTTGGGGGTTGCGCCCTCGTAGGCTTCATAAATATTGCCGAAGCCGCTGTTGTCACTCAGTAGGCGCATGACCTGATAGCGCCCTTGTACCAGCAACTCTGAGCCACAATTGCGGCAAATACGGTTGTTGGCGTTGGCTGGATCGTTAGGTTTGGGGCAGCAGGGATTGATGCAGTAGCTCATAGATAGCTACAGAATTGTCATATCCCTAATATATGTTGAGAATTTTCAATCATCCACCCATTGCTGGAGGATGCAAGCCCAATAGTTGTTATCTATTAAGGCTTTTAGCTGACGACAAAAAAAAGAAGGGCTGGTTTTTCTATCCTAAAGATTTAGTTTGAATTTATAGCATTTTCCGTTTGATATGCACCTCTTTGAAAAAATATCTTTGGCGAAGAGAACTTAAGAGGGATGCAAAGGAAGTCGGCTCTTGTCACTCTCAAGGTATTTAAAAGCCGCAAAATATCATATTGAATGTCAAAAAGGAGTAATTAGTGAAATCCTAGTTTATGAATGAATAAGGATTGCTATCAACTAAACAAACTCGTTGATGCATAGCGGCTGAAA
The sequence above is a segment of the Coleofasciculus sp. FACHB-T130 genome. Coding sequences within it:
- a CDS encoding serine/threonine-protein kinase; this encodes MSYCINPCCPKPNDPANANNRICRNCGSELLVQGRYQVMRLLSDNSGFGNIYEAYEGATPKILKILKKDHNTNARVVELFQQEAIVLSQLNHPGIPKVELDGYFQFYPRNSREPVYGIIMEKIDGPNLKEWMQQQGDRPLDQRLALDWLKQLAEILHLVHQKNYFHRDIKPANIMMRSTGHLVLIDFGTAREMTYTYLAEVGGAGSVTRISSAGYTPPEQEKGHAVPQSDFYALGRTFVYLLTGKLATDRAIYEPLTDKFNWRNHAPGISPLLADFIDKLMAPTAGARHKNTQEILDELAKISQSLSRHKPSPNFSLIGIGAIVGILPPWKPSLAPTIIVSKKNKNKWLVGGAVACLVGLGGYGIWQLSYQDAPKVIAYENLSGVKTLHGHESQVNSLAISPDGQILASSSADKTIRIWNKSTSKEIRVIKGHGSYVNSLAISPDGNTLISGSADKTIKILNISTGQEIRRLKGHSSPINSVAISFDWQTLASGSADKTIKIWNISTGKAIRTLQGHSQPVNSVAISPDGQTLASASADKTIKIWDISTGKAIRTLQGHSQPVNSVAISPDGQILASASADKTVKIWDLNTGKEIHTLTRHPNYVNSVAISSDGQTLVSGSADKTIKIWNLSTGEEIRTLTGHSSWVKCIVISPDGQTIATGSGDSTIKIWQVPIADAR